A DNA window from Paramormyrops kingsleyae isolate MSU_618 chromosome 10, PKINGS_0.4, whole genome shotgun sequence contains the following coding sequences:
- the LOC111859833 gene encoding spectrin beta chain, non-erythrocytic 1 isoform X3 codes for MEFERKPSESCLSPAAFINQAQYSNILEGRFKQLQDEREAVQKKTFTKWVNSHLSRVTCRIGDLYTDLRDGRMLIRLLEVLSNEQLPRPTKGRMRIHCLENVDKALQFLKEQKVHLENMGSHDIVDGNHRLTLGLIWTIILRFQIQDISVETEDNKEKKSAKDALLLWCQMKTAGYPNVNIHNFTTSWRDGLAFNAIVHKHRPDLIEFDTLKKSNAHHNLQNAFNMADKELGLTKLLDPEDVNVDQPDEKSIITYVATYYHYFSKMKALAVEGKRIGKVLDYAIEADQLVEKYETLASELLQWIEQTIHTLNDRKLANSLTGVQNQLQAFNTYRTVEKPPKFTEKGNLEVLLFTIQSKMRANNQKVYMPKEGKLISDINKAWERLEKAEHERELALRNELIRQEKLEMLAARFDRKAALRETWLSENQRLVSQDNFGVDLGAVEAATRKHEAIETDIMAYGERVAAVEAVARELETERYHDVRRVLARRDNVLRLWEYLRELLAARRERLLGHRDLQRLLQEMSYVMDWMADMKGRLQSQDTGKHLYDVEDLLQTHTLVEADISAQADRVRAVQAAAQRFTSSEPTYKPCEPALVSEKVSQLGQAYEQLVQLAAERRSRLEDSRRLWQVLWELGEEAAWMREQEQILAGADCGRDLTSARHLLSKHEAFRDEMAARYGPLSNSIAAGEALVQEGHFEAPKVVERIKDIREQWAHLEQASQLRHRLLQEAVALHQFQTDANDMEAWILETLRRVSSTEVGHDEFSTQTLARKQREVEEEIQSHRTLIDSLHEQAAALPPAHANSPQVEGRLPAIEQRYEELEALSAARRKALEGELALYRMFNEAGACQLWIGEKEQWLDSMEIPSKLEDLEVVQQRFETLEPEMNNIATRIDDVNQVAQQLLNSDHCSKDQIHQTQDQLNTRWKDFQQLADQRKQALDSALNIQNYHLECNEIQSWMKEKTKVIESTQGLGNDLAGVMALQRKLTGMERDLEAIQGKLDDLCQEAQKLAQEHPDQGDEIQARLLEIQDVWKELNGTMKGREESLGEASKLQGFLRDLDDFQAWLSRTQTAVASEDSPTSLAEAERLLAQHKTIKNEVDNYKEDYEKMQALGEEVTQGQTDAQHIFLAQRLQALDTGWHELHRMWENRQNLLTQASDFQTFLRDAKQAEGFLNRQEYTLSHIETPSSLQAAENAIKRHEGFMNTMEVNEEKIMSVVDTGLHLVNTGNANADKVQEKVDSIQARYEKNKKDASELLAKLKDNRELQHFLEDGQELSLWINEKMLTAQDMSYDEARNLHSKWQKHQAFMAELASNKDWLDKIDREGQTLVREKPELEPEVNQTLAGLQQQWEELEATTRTKAQCLFDANRTELLTQSCSALDSWLKNLSSQVQSDDFGKDLTSVNILLKKQQMLEHQMEVREKEVQSLQAQAQALSQEEAGLVEVDCQRMQVAESFSQLAEPIKQRRQLLLASKEAHQFNRDLEDEILWVKERMPLATSTDHGRDLPSVQLLMKKNQTLQKEIQGHKPRIDDIQAHGHSMALAEKGQADLEERLAELRDSWATLISETEKRHGRLAEAQNAQQFYADAAEAEAWMGEQELHMISEEKAKDEQSALAMVKKHQVLEQALEDYAQTIHQLANSSRLMVTSEHPESERITLRQAQVDKLYAGLKDLAEERRGRLQDRLRLMQLKREVDDLEQWIAEREVVAGSHELGQDYEHVTMLRDKFREFARDTSTIGQERVDSVNALADDLIESGHPENASVAEWKDGMNDSWADLLELMDTRTQMLAASYELHRFHQDAREALGRVREKHEALPSDLGRDLNSVQHLHRQHTASEHDIQALSGQVRQVQEDAERLQKAYAGEKAEDIEKHERAVAGAWEALQAASQARRLLLLDTVEKFRFLNMVRDLMLWMDGVNLQIDAHDSPRDVSSAGLVIANHQDIKSEMEARSDSFAACHEMGTMLIKNKHYASDEVQEKLDQLQEKRDEINNKWQEKMDYLQIVLEVLQFGRDSSVAESWLAGQEPLVRAAELGSNVDEVESLLKRHEAFEKLAAGWEERFVQLEKLTTLEERELQRRREEEERARRPPTPPPVEEVVQSEDSMEHLSAARTSLDQTTLNQSVPVNGVYSDQDTSLSLSLPKTADFKPGSRQPGSEMDSVNGPGHEGGRASPIRQEAPVPIAESSRSPAEAGSPGTIEGMLCRKQEMELHNKKAANRSWQNVYCVLCKGSLGFYKDSKSASSGAAYHGEVPVSLTHASCEVAHDYKKRKNVFKLRIADGKEYLFQAKDEAEMSSWIQSILPSTTPTETPRDQSPMGPKVLTRAMTMPPISPTSAEAGSVTMRNKDGKERDREKRFSFFGKKK; via the exons ATGGAGTTCGAGCGGAAGCCCAGCGAGTCCTGCCTGTCGCCGGCCGCCTTCATCAACCAGGCGCAGTACTCCAACATCCTGGAGGGCAGGTTCAAGCAGCTGCAAG ATGAGCGTGAGGCCGTTCAAAAGAAGACTTTCACCAAGTGGGTCAACTCCCACCTGTCCCGTGTCACGTGCCGCATCGGCGACCTCTACACCGACCTCCGTGATGGCCGCATGCTCATCCGCCTGCTGGAGGTGCTGTCCAATGAGCAGCTG CCCCGGCCCACGAAGGGCCGCATGCGCATCCACTGCCTGGAGAACGTGGACAAGGCGCTGCAGTTCCTCAAGGAGCAGAAGGTCCACCTGGAGAACATGGGCTCCCACGACATCGTAGACGGCAACCACCGGCTCACCCTGGGCCTGATCTGGACCATCATTCTCCGCTTTCAG ATCCAGGACATTAGTGTGGAGACGGAGGACAATAAGGAGAAGAAATCAGCCAAAGATGCTCTTCTGCTGTGGTGTCAGATGAAAACTGCAGG GTACCCCAATGTCAACATCCATAACTTCACCACCAGCTGGAGAGATGGCCTGGCTTTCAACGCTATTGTGCACAAACACAG GCCTGACCTGATAGAGTTCGACACACTGAAGAAGTCGAATGCACACCACAACCTGCAGAATGCGTTCAACATGGCGGACAAGGAGTTGGGCTTGACTAAACTGCTGGATCCCGAGG ATGTCAACGTGGACCAGCCAGATGAGAAGTCCATCATCACTTATGTGGCCACCTACTACCACTACTTCTCCAAGATGAAGGCCTTGGCGGTGGAGGGCAAAAGGATCGGCAAG GTGCTGGACTACGCCATCGAGGCCGACCAGCTGGTGGAGAAATACGAGACTCTGGCATCAGAGCTGCTGCAGTGGATCGAGCAGACCATCCACACCTTGAATGACCGGAAACTGGCCAACTCTCTGACCGGTGTGCAGAACCAGCTGCAAGCCTTCAACACCTACCGCACTGTGGAGAAGCCTCCCAA GTTCACAGAGAAGGGAAACCTGGAGGTCCTGCTTTTCACCATCCAGAGCAAGATGAGAGCCAACAACCAAAAGGTCTACATGCCAAAGGAGGGCAAACTCATCTCCGACATCAACAAG GCATGGGAGCGGCTGGAGAAGGCGGAGCATGAGCGGGAGCTGGCGCTTCGCAATGAGCTGATTCGCCAGGAGAAGCTGGAGATGCTGGCGGCCCGCTTTGATCGCAAGGCGGCCTTGAGGGAGACCTGGCTGAGTGAGAACCAGCGCCTGGTGTCCCAG GATAACTTTGGCGTGGACCTAGGCGCGGTGGAGGCAGCCACGAGGAAACACGAGGCCATCGAGACAGACATCATGGCGTACGGCGAGCGTGTGGCCGCCGTGGAGGCAGTGGCGCGTGAGCTGGAGACTGAACGGTACCACGACGTGCGGCGCGTGCTGGCCCGGCGTGACAACGTACTGCGGCTCTGGGAGTATCTGCGTGAGCTGCTGGCTGCACGCCGTGAGAGGCTGCTGGGCCACCGTGACCTACAGAGGCTGCTACAGGAGATGAGCTACGTCATGGACTGGATGGCCGACATGAAG GGGCGCCTGCAGTCCCAGGACACCGGGAAGCACCTGTATGACGTGGAGGACCTGCTGCAGACCCACACGCTGGTGGAGGCAGATATCTCGGCCCAGGCGGACAGGGTGCGGGCCGTGCAGGCCGCGGCCCAGCGCTTCACCAGCAGCGAGCCCA CCTACAAGCCATGCGAGCCGGCGCTGGTCAGCGAGAAGGTGTCCCAGCTGGGCCAGGCCTACGAGCAGCTGGTCCAGCTGGCGGCAGAGCGGCGGAGCCGCCTGGAGGATTCACGTCGCCTCTGGCAGGTGCTGTGGGAGCTGGGCGAGGAGGCGGCCTGGATGCGCGAGCAGGAGCAGATCCTGGCGGGCGCCGACTGCGGCCGCGACCTCACCTCCGCCCGGCACCTGCTCAGCAAGCACGAGGCCTTCCGCGACGAGATGGCCGCCCGCTACGGGCCACTCAGCAACAGCATCGCCGCCGGGGAGGCCCTGGTGCAG GAGGGACACTTTGAAGCCCCGAAGGTTGTGGAGAGGATAAAGGACATTCGAGAACAATGGGCCCACTTGGAGCAG GCATCCCAGCTGCGGCACAGGCTCCTCCAGGAGGCCGTGGCCCTGCACCAGTTCCAGACAGACGCCAATGACATGGAGGCCTGGATCCTGGAGACGCTGCGGCGTGTGTCCAGCACGGAGGTGGGCCACGACGAGTTCTCCACGCAGACGCTAGCGCGCAAGCAGcgcgaggtggaggaggagatcCAGAGCCACCGCACACTCATCGACTCGCTGCACGAGCAGGCGGCAGCCCTGCCCCCCGCCCATGCCAACTCACCGCAG gtgGAGGGCCGGCTGCCAGCCATCGAGCAGCGCTACGAGGAGCTGGAGGCCCTGTCGGCCGCGAGACGCAAGGCCCTGGAGGGTGAGCTGGCCCTGTACCGTATGTTCAATGAGGCGGGCGCCTGCCAACTCTGGATCGGGGAGAAAGAGCAGTGGCTGGACAGTATGGAGATTCCCAGCAAGCTGGAGGACTTGGAGGTGGTGCAGCAGAG GTTTGAGACTTTGGAGCCAGAGATGAATAATATAGCGACCCGCATCGATGATGTAAACCAGGTGGCGCAGCAGCTTCTGAACTCAGACCACTGCAGCAAAGACCAGATCCACCAGACCCAGGACCAGCTCAACACCAG GTGGAAGGACTTCCAGCAGCTTGCTGACCAGAGGAAACAGGCGCTGGACTCTGCCCTCAACATCCAGAACTATCATCTGGAGTGCAATGAGATCCAGAGCTGGATGAAGGAGAAGACTAAAGTTATCGAGTCCACCCAAGGTCTGGGTAATGATCTGGCTGGTGTCATGGCCCTACAGCGGAAGCTCACGGGCATGGAGCGAGACCTTGAAGCCATCCAG ggCAAACTGGATGACCTGTGTCAAGAGGCGCAGAAACTGGCCCAAGAACATCCTGATCAAGGTGACGAGATCCAAGCCAGGCTGCTGGAGATCCAGGATGTGTGGAAAGAGCTTAATGGCACCATGAAAGGACGTGAGGAGAGCCTGGGTGAGGCCAGCAAGCTGCAGGGCTTCCTGCGGGACCTGGACGACTTCCAGGCCTGGTTGTCCCGCACCCAGACAGCCGTGGCGTCCGAGGACAGTCCCACATCTCTGGCTGAGGCTGAACGCCTTCTGGCGCAACACAAGACCATCAAGAACGAGGTGGACAACTACAAGGAGGACTATGAAAAGATGCAGGCCTTGGGGGAGGAGGTTACCCAGGGCCAGACGGATGCCCAGCACATTTTCCTggcccagaggctacaggcgcTGGACACCGGCTGGCACGAGTTGCACCGCATGTGGGAGAATCGGCAGAATCTGCTGACCCAGGCTTCCGACTTCCAAACTTTCTTGAGGGATGCCAAGCAGGCTGAGGGTTTCCTCAACCGGCAG GAATATACTTTGTCCCACATAGAAACACCCTCAAGTCTACAGGCAGCAGAGAATGCCATCAAAAGGCACGAGGGCTTCATGAACACGATGGAGGTCAACGAGGAGAAGATTATGAGTGTTGTAGACACTGGGTTGCACTTGGTCAACACGGGCAACGCTAATGCGGACAAGGTCCAAGAGAAGGTGGATTCCATCCAAGCCAG GTATGAGAAGAACAAAAAAGATGCCAGTGAGCTTCTGGCAAAGCTGAAGGACAATCGTGAGCTTCAGCACTTCTTGGAGGATGGTCAGGAG CTGAGTCTCTGGATAAACGAGAAGATGCTCACAGCCCAGGATATGTCCTACGATGAAGCCAGGAACCTCCACAGCAAGTGGCAGAAACACCAGGCTTTCATGGCTGAGTTGGCTTCCAACAAGGACTGGCTGGACAAGATCGACAGG GAAGGACAGACATTGGTGCGCGAGAAGCCAGAACTGGAGCCAGAGGTGAATCAGACCCTGGCAGGGCTCCAGCAGCAGTGGGAGGAGCTGGAGGCTACCACCCGCACCAAGGCGCAGTGCCTCTTTGATGCCAACAGGACAGAGCTCTTGACACAGAGCTGCTCTGCCTTGGACTCTTGGCTGAAGAACCTGTCCTCCCAAGTGCAGAGCGACGACTTTGGTAAAGATCTGACCAGCGTCAACATCCTCCTGAAGAAGCAACAG ATGTTGGAGCACCAGATGGAGGTGCGAGAGAAAGAGGTGCAGTCGCTGCAGGCCCAGGCCCAGGCCCTGTCCCAGGAGGAGGCCGGCCTGGTGGAGGTCGACTGCCAGCGGATGCAGGTGGCCGAGAGCTTCTCCCAGTTGGCTGAACCCATCAAACAGCGACGGCAGCTCCTCCTGGCCTCCAAGGAGGCCCACCAGTTCAACCGTGACCTGGAAGATGAGATT CTGTGGGTCAAAGAAAGGATGCCTTTGGCGACCTCTACAGATCATGGGCGAGATCTACCTAGTGTGCAGCTTCTCATGAAGAAAAACCAG ACCCTGCAGAAGGAGATCCAGGGCCATAAGCCCCGCATCGATGACATCCAAGCCCACGGGCACTCCATGGCTCTCGCTGAGAAGGGCCAGGCCGACCTGGAGGAGCGCTTGGCGGAACTGCGAGACTCCTGGGCGACGCTGATCTCCGAGACGGAGAAACGGCATGGCCGGCTGGCGGAGGCCCAGAACGCCCAACAGTTCTACGCGGACGCCGCCGAGGCCGAGGCCTGGATGGGGGAGCAGGAGCTGCACATGATATCAGAGGAGAAGGCCAAG GATGAGCAGAGCGCCCTGGCGATGGTGAAGAAGCACCAGGTGCTGGAGCAGGCCCTGGAGGACTATGCCCAGACCATCCACCAGCTGGCTAACAGCAGCCGGCTCATGGTGACCAGCGAGCACCCTGAGAG TGAGCGGATCACGCTCCGGCAAGCCCAAGTGGACAAGCTGTACGCCGGGCTGAAGGACCTGGCAGAGGAGCGTCGCGGCCGCCTGCAGGACCGCCTGCGGCTCATGCAGCTCAAGCGGGAGGTGGACGACCTGGAGCAGTGGATCGCCGAGCGGGAGGTAGTGGCTGGTTCCCACGAGCTGGGCCAGGACTACGAGCACGTCACG ATGCTGCGGGACAAATTCCGTGAGTTTGCCCGTGACACGAGCACCATCGGACAGGAGCGCGTGGACAGCGTCAACGCCCTGGCAGATGACCTCATTGAGTCGGGCCACCCGGAGAACGCCAGCGTGGCCGAGTGGAAGGACGGCATGAACGACTCCTGGGCCGACCTCCTGGAGCTGATGGACACGCGTACGCAGATGCTGGCCGCCTCCTACGAGCTGCACCGCTTCCACCAGGACGCCCGCGAGGCACTGGGACGCGTGCGAGAGAAGCACGAGGCGCTGCCCTCCGATTTGGGCCGCGACCTCAACTCCGTGCAGCATCTGCACCGGCAGCACACCGCCTCCGAACACGACATCCAGGCCCTCAGCGGACAG GTCCGGCAGGTGCAGGAAGACGCAGAGCGGCTGCAGAAGGCATACGCCGGAGAGAAGGCCGAGGACATTGAGAAGCACGAGCGCGCCGTGGCGGGGGCCTGGGAGGCTTTGCAGGCAGCCAGCCAAGCTCGCCGGCTCCTCCTGCTGGACACGGTGGAGAAGTTCCGCTTCTTAAACATGGTGCGCGACCTCATGCTCTGGATGGACGGCGTCAACCTGCAGATCGATGCCCATGACAGCCCCAG GGACGTCTCGTCAGCCGGCCTGGTCATCGCCAACCATCAGGACATCAAGTCTGAGATGGAGGCCCGATCTGACAGCTTTGCCGCATGCCATGAGATGGGCACCATGCTCATCAAAAATAAACACTATGCTTCTGACGAG GTGCAGGAGAAACTGGACCAGCTGCAGGAGAAACGGGATGAAATCAACAACAAGTGGCAGGAGAAGATGGACTACCTTCAGATCG TGCTGGAGGTGCTGCAGTTCGGGCGTgactcctcggtggccgagtcCTGGCTGGCAGGGCAGGAGCCGCTGGTGCGGGCGGCTGAGCTGGGCTCCAACGTGGACGAGGTGGAGAGCCTCCTCAAGCGGCACGAGGCCTTTGAGAAGCTGGCCGCCGGCTGGGAGGAGCGCTTCGTGCAGCTGGAGAAACTCACCACG CTTGAGGAGCGGGAACtacagaggaggagagaggaagaggaaagaGCAAGGCGGCCTCCCACACCCCCGCCTGTGGAGGAAGTGGTACAGTCTGAAGATAGCATGGAGCACCTGTCTGCTGCCAG AACTAGTTTGGACCAGACCACTCTTAACCAGTCTGTGCCTGTGAATGGTGTCTACAGCGATCAAGACACATCCCTG TCACTGTCACTGCCCAAGACAGCTGACTTTAAACCAGGGTCTCGTCAGCCT